The following is a genomic window from Gymnodinialimonas ceratoperidinii.
TCCGCACGGGAAACGAAGTCGCCCGGCCCCTTGGAGGAGACCTGCAACTGCTCGACTTCGCGGAAGTCCTTCTGCAGGGACCGCGCCGCCATGCGCGCGGCTTTGATCATCACGTTGAGATTGGCGGAGCCTTGCATCGGAATTCCCTCTAGGTCAGGCGCGATCCTATAGCTGTCACGCCTGCCCGTGCCAAGGGGCGCACCAAACTCTTGCAAGAGTTTGTCCGAGACCTTTGCAAAGGTCTCGGGCGTCAGCCGCGGCGTTGGAGTTTCAACGGCTCGGTCCGGCACAGCTTCAGCACGTGGGACATGAAGGGTTTCGCCGTGTCCTCGGACCGGCTGGCGCCGTAGAGGCGCCGGGTCAACCCGTTGGCCGTCAGGGGTTTGGTGACGATCGACTGGCTCGCGCCGATGTCGCGCACCACCCAATCGGGCAAGACGGAAACGCCCCGGCCCGAGGCGACGAGAAGCAGGATCACGGCTGAAAGCTCCACCTGACGGATCGCCTTCGGCTCGACGCCCGCGGGGAAAAGCAGTTGGCTGAACACGTCGAGGCGCGGGCGGTCGACCGGGTAGGTGATCAGCGTCTGATCCGCGAAATCCGCGGCTTCGACGAAGTCCTTGGCGGCCAGGGGATGGTCGGCCGCGCAGACGAAAACGGGCTCGTAGTCGAACAGCGGCGTGAAATCGATGCCGGGCAGGTCCTCCGGGTCGCTTGAGACCACGAGGTCGACGTCCTGTCGGTTCAGCGCGGGCAGTGCTTCGAACTGAAGGCCGGGGCGGATGTCCACGTCCACGTCCGGCCATGTCTGGCGGAAGGCTTCGAGGACCGGCAGCAACCAGTCGAAACAGGCGTGGCACTCGATCGCGATGTGCAGCCGCCCGGATTTGCCCGCGCGCAGGCCGGTGAAAACTTCTTCCAGCGCGGCGACACGGGGCAGGACTTCTTCGGCCAACCGCAGCATCTTCATGCCGGCGGGTGAGAGGCGCATGGGCTTCGAGCGGCGGATGAACAGCTCCAGCCCCGCCTGATCTTCGAGCCCCTTGATCTGGTGGCTGAGTGCGCTCTGGGTGATGTGCAGGCTGTCGGCCGCCTTTGCCAAGCCGCCCTCTTCGTGGATAGCCTTGATCGTGCGCAGGTGGCGGAACTCGATATGCATGCGAAACTCATATTGATGATGAGAGTTATGAATTTGTTGATCGCCGCCATCTATGCGACATCCGGTTGCGACATATCAAGGACCCTTTCCGTCATGACCAAGCCAAGCGTCTCGTTCGAATTTTTCCCGCCCAAATCATTGGAGGGATCATTCAAATTGTGGGAAACGCTCGGCGTTTTGGCGCCGCTGAGCCCGGATTTCGTCTCCGTCACCTATGGGGCGGGGGGGACGACGCGCAAGCTAACCCATGACGCCGTGACGACGATCGACGCGAATTTCGGTGTGCCGGTGGCAGCGCATTTGACCTGCGTCGATGCCACCCGTGCCGAGACGCTGGAAATCGCCGAGCAATACGCCGAGGCAGGCATCTCGCAGATCGTGGCGCTTCGGGGCGATCCGCCCAAGGGCGCGGAAGGTTTCACGCCGCACCCGGACGGATTCGCCTCGTCGGTGGAATTGATCGAGGCACTGGCGGCCACTGGCAAGTTCGACATCCGCGTCGGTGCCTATCCCGATCCGCATCCTGAGGCGGGCTCGATGCAGGAGTGCGTGGATTACCTCAAACGCAAGATCGAAGCCGGGGCCACCTCGGCGATCACGCAGTTCTTCTTCGAGGCCGAGACCTTCTTCCGCTTCCGCGACGCCTGTGTCGCCGCCGGCATCGACGCGCCGATCCTGCCCGGCGTTCTGCCGATCGAGAACTGGCCCCGCGCGCGGCGCTTTGCCAACGGTTGTGGCGCTGTGATCCCGCAATGGCTCGACGATGCCTATGACACCGCGCTCCGCGACGGTCGGGCGGACCTTCTGTCAACGGCGCTTTGCACGGAGCTTTGCACCGACCTGATCGAAGGCGGCGTGGACCATCTGCATTTCTACACGCTCAATCGCCCCGAATTGACCCGGGACGTCTGCGCTGCTCTGGGGGTCACCCCAAACGTTGCGCTCGCGGAAGTCGCGTAAAGGGGGCTAGCCCCCTGGCGCCCTTGCGGTCGCCCACCCCCAGAGTTGTAGGACCAAGGTGAAGGCACGGGTTGTGCTCGGACGCGTGGCATGGCGCTATGGCGCGAACCGAGTTGGAGGTATCCATGCAGAAAGCCTATTTCGCCCAAGACGTGGACGAGCTGCCGAGCCGCGACCGGACACTGTCGATGTCGGGGCTGGCGTTCATGCAAGCGATCTTGGATGGCGAGGTGACCAATCCGCCAATCGGCGAGACCCTCGGGTTTGAGCTGGATGCGGTTGAGGACGGGCGCGTTGTCTTTCGCGGCAAGCCGTCGTTCGAGAGCCTCAATCCGGTGGGCACGGTGCATGGCGGCTGGTACGGGACGATTCTTGATAGCGCGATGGCCTGCGCCGTGATGACCAAGGTGCCGCGCGGCAGTCTTTATACGACGCTCGAATACAAGGTTAACATCACCCGCGCGATCCCCATTGGCACGGAGGTGCTTGCCGAGGGGATCGTGTCCCATTCCGGTCGCACCACAGGCGTCGCCGAGGGCACGATCCGGGATGCCGCGAGTGGCAAGCTCTATGCCACGGGCTCCACCACCTGTCTGATCATGCAGGTCTCTATCACCGCTGGCACATGACCCCATCAGCATCCTTGAATTGACTAGGTCACAGGCGCAGTGCAACACAGGCGCTTGTCTACCCAAACGGAGCCGAGCCAATGATCTCGCCAGTCCTTCCAAGCTATTCCCGCGCAAATCTGTCCTTCGTCAAAGGCGAAGGCTCCTGGTTGGTGGAAGCGGACGGGCGACGTTTTCTCGACTTTGCCAGCGGCATCGCCGTAATGTCACTCGGCCACGGGCACCCGACGGTCGTAGGCGCCCTGAAGGATCAGGCCGACGCGCTGTGGCATACGTCCAACCTTTACGAAGTGCCGCAGCAGAAGGCGCTGGCCGAACGGTTGGTGGAACACACCTTCGCCGACACCGTCTTTTTCTGCAATTCGGGCACCGAGGCCGCCGAGCTGGCGATCAAGATGGCGCGCAAGTACCGCACCGAGACCGGCACGCCTGAGCGCATGAAGATCCTCACCTTCGAAGGGTCGTTCCACGGCCGCTCTATGGGCGCGATTTCCGCGGCCGGGTCCGAGAAGCTCACCAAGGGTTTCGGGCCTTTGTTGGAAGGCTTCCAGAGCCTGCCCTTCGGCGATCACGACGCGCTGCGCGAGGCTGCCGCGCAAGAGGACGTTGGCGCCATCATGATCGAGCCGATCCAGGGAGAAGGCGGCATTCGCCCCGTGCCAGACCAATGCCTGAAGGGCCTGCGCGATCTCTGCGATGAACATGGCCTGCTGCTGATCTTCGATGAGATCCAATGCGGCGTCGGGCGTACCGGCAAGCTCTTCGCCCATGAATGGGCCGGCATCACGCCGGATATCATGCTGGTGGCCAAGGGCATCGGCGGCGGCTTTCCGATCGGTGCGCTTCTCGCCACCGAGGAGGCGGCACAGGGCATGACCGCGGGGACCCACGGCTCCACCTATGGCGGCAATCCTCTGGGCTGCGCCGTAGGCACCGCTGTGATGGACACGATCACGGAAGACGGCTTCCTCGAGGCGGTCAACGCCAAGGCCGGTTTCCTGCGCCAGAAGCTGGAAGGCCTCGTCGCCTCGCACCCGACGATCTTCGAGAGCGTCCGGGGCCAGGGGTTGATCCTCGGCCTCAAGTGCCGCGTTGCGCCCACTGACGTGGTCGCGGAGGGCTACAACCACGCCGTCCTCACGGTGCCCGCCGCTGACGACGTCGTGCGCGTCCTGCCGGCGCTGACCATCTCCGAGGAGGAAATTTCACAAGGCATCGACCGCCTCGACGCCACTGCAACCGCGTTGGAAGAGCGCGCCGCTTAGTCCTTCACCTTTTCAAAAATACAGCGGGGAGTGTGAGGGGCTGGCCCCTCACCGCCTTCGCCAGCCACAGGCGCCATAGCATGCCAAATTTTCTCGACATTCATACCACTGATCCCGCCGCCCTGCGCGACATCCTCGCGACTGCTGGCGACATGAAGACCGCCCGCGGCAGCCGCCCCAAGGGCACGCCGGACGACGAGCTGCCACTCGACGGCCACGTGGTGGCGCTGATCTTCGAGAAGCCCTCCACCCGCACGCGGGTCAGCTTCGATGTCGGCGTGCGCCAGATGGGTGGCACATCGCTGGTGCTGTCAGGCGCCGAGATGCAATTGGGCCACGGCGAGACCATTGCCGATACCGCCCGCGTACTGTCGCGCTACGTCGACCTGATCATGATCCGCACCTTCGGCGAGGATATTCTGCACGAGATGGCAGAGCACGCCACGGTGCCGGTCATCAACGGGCTGACGGATAATTCCCACCCCTGTCAGATCATGGCGGATGTCATGACCTTCGAGGAACACCGCGGCCCGATCGCGGGCAAGCGGGTGGCGTGGATGGGCGATGGCAACAACGTCGCCCAGAGCTTCCTTCACGCCGCCGCGTCATTCGGGTTCGACTTCACCTTCTCCGGCCCGGCGCAGCTCGATCCGCGGGACGATCTTGTCGGCGCGGTGCGCAACGCGGGTCGTGACGTGCGGATCGAGCGTGATCCGGTCAAGGCGGTTGCCGACGCCGATCTCGTGGTGACCGATACCTGGGTCTCCATGGGCGATGCCGAAAGCTCGCGTCAGCGGCGTCACAATCTGTTGCGTCCTTACCAGGTGAACGAGCGCCTGATGGAGGCCGCGCCGGATCATGCGATGGTCATGCATTGCCTGCCGGCGCACCGCGGCGAGGAGATTACCGATGCGATCCTCGATGGTCCGCGCTCGGTTGTGTTCGACGAGGCCGAGAACCGCTTGCACGCGCAGAAGGCGATCATGCGGTGGTGCCTCGGCGCATGATTGGGCGAGCGGCCGAGGACCGCTTGAGGTGAGGGGAAGAGCGGGATTGCAGGCGCCTCCGCACGGTCGCACTGATGCGAACGCGATGGGCCTCAGGGCCGCCGCGCCGCCAAGGCTCTCAATCGGAGAATACCCATGCGTCCGGTGATCCAGTCTTCGGTGCCTGCCACACCTGTCACGCTCGCCAAGCCCTCGCCGGGGCTCGCCGTGGCTTTCATGCTGGTGGCTACCGCCTTCATCGCCAGCACGACCCTGCTTGCCAAGGCGCTTGGCACCGATGCCCTCGGCCCGCCCCTGCATCCGTTCCAAATCAGTCACGGCAGGTTTCTGTTCGCATGGATCACCATCGGCAGCGTTGTGGCGATACTCCGGCCCCGGTTCAGCAAGCTGAACTGGGGGCTTCACATCGGGCGAACCGTCATGGGCTTTGCGGGCGTCACCTGCATGTTCGCCGCCGCCTCGATGATCCCGCTGGCGGATGCGACAGCGATCAGTTTCCTCAATCCGGTCTTTGGGATGATCCTCGCGATTCCCCTGCTCGGTGAGAAAGTCGGCAAATGGCGTTGGCTCGCCGCGGCCATCGCCTTCACCGGCGCCTTGATCCTGATCCGGCCCGGCAGCGGCGCGATCGCGCCAGGCGCCTTGGTAGCCCTGGGCGCGGCCCTCGCCCTCGGGCTCGAATTGACCTTCATCAAGCGCCTCGCAGGGCGCGAGGCGCCCTTGCAGATCCTGTTCATCAACAACTCCCTGGGGGTTGTGATCGCCACGATTGCCGTCATCGCCGTCTGGCAACCGCCGACCGGCGCGCAATGGGCCGGACTGGTGGCACTGGGATGCCTCATGGCCGCGGCTCAGGCGTGTTTTGTAAGCTCGGTCGCGCGGGCGGACGCCAGCTTCGTGACGCCGTTCTCCTATCTGACGCTGGTCTTCGCGGCCGTCTATGACTTCGCCATCTTCGGGGTGACGCCGACCGGGTTGTCCTACCTTGGCGCCGCCACGATCATCAGTGGCGCAGCCCTTCTGGCATGGCGCGAGGCGCGGCTGAGCCGCAAAGCGAAAGAGGCTGCTAGCGCGCCTCCAGTAACGACCTGAGTGCCTCGTCGACTGGCTCCACCACCGCGTCGAAATCGCCTGTGTTCGTGCTCACAAAAACCGCCCGGCCGCTGTCCGGAGCGACATAGGCCACCGCGTACCAGAGCGTGTTCGAGCCGGAATGGACGAGGCTTCCGTCCTCACCGACGCCCCACCCCATCGCGTAGGCTTCCTCTCCGATCGGCGCGTGCAGGGTCTCCCACGCGTCAGTGCTCAGAAAGGTCTCGTCGCGCAGCAGATGGGCGCGCAGGTAGCGCAACATGTCTGCGGCGCTCAGGTGCACCCGCCCGGCGGGGCCCATTGCCGGAATGTTATCTGCCTCCGGGCTTTGCCCCGCAGCGCTGACACCCCAGAGCAGCCTTGGGGAATGGCCCTCGATGACCGCGCCCTGAGGCGGCCCGAACCCCGCGCTCTCCATCCCCAGAGGGGCAAAGACGTGAATGCGCATCAGCTCTTCCCAAGAGGCGCCCCCGGCGGCCTCCAGTATCGCCCCCGCGACGACGTATCCGGCATTGGAATAGACGAATTCGCCCGGCGCACCGATGGGGGCCGCGAAAAGCGCCTCTGCCACGTAATCGCGACGCGGCGCCGTGCCGAGGCCCGCTGCCGTGTCGTCGGGCAAATTCGCCGCCATGCCCGAGCGATGGGTCAGAAACCGGCGCAGCGGCGTGTCGTGCCAATCAGGATGCATGTCCGGGTAGCTGTCACCCAGTACCGCGCCGAGCCGCGTGTCCCAGGTGATGGCTCCGGCTTCCACCAGTCGAGCGGCGAGTGTTGCGGTCATTCCCTTGGTAATCGATCCCACGTGCCACTGATCGTCCGGCTGCACCCTGTCGCTACCGTTCACGACGCGGGTGCCCGCGACGCCGAAGTCCATGTCCTGCGCTGTCACCCACCCCGCGGCGGCCGCCGGCACGTCAGAGATCCCGGCCAGCGCCTCGGCGATTTCCTGCGCCGTGTCCTGCGCCATTGCCGGCCCCGTCACGAGTCCAATCGAAACCAACACGTTACTCAAAGTTCTCGTAAGAATTCTCATCCGATTCTCTTTCCCAGTCCTCGTCGCGACGGCAAATACTGTCGCACCACCTTGCCCTCGGCCACGCGGACCCCCACAATAGGACTTCCAATCGCAGGGCGCGCGCATCATAAGCCCATGCTGATACACGAATGCCGCTTGCGGCGGAACGATAGACCGGAAGGCACATCATGTCCTGGACCGACGAACGGGTTGAGACGCTTAAGAAAATGTGGGGCGAAGGCCAGTCGGCCAGCCAGATCGCCAAGGAATTGGGCGGGGTGACACGCAACGCCGTGATCGGCAAGGTGCACCGTCTGGGTCTGTCGAACCGCTCGGGCGGCGGCGCATCCGCGCCCTCCAAGCCCGCGCCCGCGGCGAAAGAGGCACCCGCTGCGAAAGCCGCGCCGGCCGCCAAGCCTGCGCCCGCAGCAGCCGCGCCCGCGCCTGAGGCCAAGGCGGCCGAAGCGCCCGCCGCGACGCCCGCGCCACGCACGAATGTCATGCCCCTGCGCAAGCCCATCGCGCCCGCGGGTCAGCCCCTGCCGCCGCAGCCCTCCGCCAACGAGATCAGCCCCGAGGCGCTTGCGAAAGTCTCCGAGGTGGAGAAGCACGCCAAGAAGATCAGCCTGATGGAACTGACCGAGCGGGTCTGCAAATGGCCCATCGGTGATCCGGCCACGGACGATTTCTACTTCTGCGGCCTGCCCGTTCAGCAAGGCAAACCCTATTGCGATGCCCACGTGGGCGTGGCGTTCCAGCCGATGTCGTCGCGCCGGGATCGTCGTCGCTAAGGCCATCGCGTCAGGCGTTACGGCAACGATTTAGCCCCGCGTTCCGCCCTCGATGATCGAGGCGGAACGCGGGGCTTTTTTGTTGGACGCCGCGCTTGGCGGTGCTCTAGCCTAGCGACAGGCCCGCGCCACTTCTCGGATGCGCAGCCCGGTTTCCACCAGCATGCAGCGATCCCGCGCCTCGTAATAATAGCCGCGCGCGTACCAACCGATGGCGGTGTCGATGTCGCCATCGCTCAAGAGCCACGCGCCCCGCAGATAGCGCCCCGCGTATTCGAGGTTCGTGCGCGCATCGAGCAGATCGTTCGGGCTGCCTTGGTGCCCCATCTGCGCCGCCGTTTGCGGCAGGATCTGCATCAGCCCGTAATAGGGACCGTTGCGCGCATTGGCCCGGTAGTCGCTTTCGCGCTGGATCACCCGGTGCAGCAAAGCCTCGGGAATATCGTGGCGCGCGGCGTATTCGATCACCAACGCACGCATTGCCGGAGTCTCACCGGGATAGAGATCCGGCTGCGCCCGGACGGCTTGAGCATCCGCCCCGCCGTTAAACGGAAGACCACCGCCGCAGCCCGTCAGCACCGCGCAAAGAGCCAAAACGCCAAACGCTCTCATTCCACTTCCCCCAAATCGCCAAAAATCAATTCCTGCACTCCGCTGATCAACTCGTCTGTCAGTTGCTGTTCGATATCTTCCGGGAAGGCGACGACCGGTTCGCTCTCCTCCCGCGCTGGCTCCAGAGCCGGTTCCGGTGTCGCGTCCGTGGCGGTACCCAAATCCGGGAACAATTCCGCCTCCTCTTCCGCAGCGGCCCGCGCTTCCGCCGCGCGGCGCTCTGCCTCTGCGGCGCGCTCGATCTCTGCCAGCAACTCGAGGTCCGGCCCCACTTCGGGCGCCGCCCATGTGCCCGTGAGAGCGATGGGGATCTGGGCCTGCGCCGGGCGACCCGCGTCCCGCAGGATTGCGGGCGCAAGGGTGTAGTCCAGCGTCGTCGCACCCAGATCGATCTCGCCCGCGCCGCGCACCTCGCCCCATGGGGCGTCCAGCAACAGGTCCTCATTCATCAACACGCCGTCGCGCACGATGAAATCCGCGGTCAGCCGGTCGAACAGGGTTCGACCTTCTGCGTCCGTCGCTTCCGGTTCATCCAGAAGGGACGCGAGGTTGAGGCCCAATAACGCGCCTTGGCCGATGGCGATATCGCCCTCGGCCTCCAGCCCGCTCATCAGCGTGTGCAAATCGTCTCCGACTCCAAGGAACTCGACCGACGCCGATCCGCGCCCCTCCAACCGCTCGTAACCCGCGACCGCGCCCAGAAACGGGCGGAGCGCGGCGTCAAACAGGATCAGATCGCCGCCGACAGATAGGCCGCCGCGCCCGTTAACCACGAACTGACCCGCCAATTGGCCCTCGTAGGCGCGGATCGACGCGATGTCGAACACCAGCCGCCCCCGCTCTACCGTGGCGCGAAGGTCGACCTCTCCGAGCACCAGCCCTCCGAGGGCGAGGCTTTCGACCCGCACAGTCAAATCGGCATCGCTGTTGAACAGGCCCGATACGTCGAGGATTTCCTGCGACCAGCCTGCCTCCGTCAAAGCGTCGCCGGAAAGCGCACTGGGTAGCGAGACCTCTCCCCCGGTGATCGTGCCGCGCAACATCGGCCGCACCTCGCCCGGGACCAGATCAGCCGCGACTTGCAGGATCGTCTCATCAAGCTGCAACGTCGCGTCGCGCAGGTGCAAAGAGCCTTCGCGCGCACGCCGAACCTCGCCTGCCAGCGCGACATGGTCGCGGCCGAAGCCCTCTGGCAACTCGGGCAGGTCCTGGCCTGCCAGCGCGGCAAGAGGCGAGAGGTCTTGAGCCGAGAGCTCCACGCGACCCGCCGCAGCGGCGTCCACGCCGAATGTCCCGTCAAAGGCAAGGCGCCCTTCCGGCCAGACCAGCCGCGCCTGCATCGGCCGCGCCTCGCCGGCGATCAGGCCCGCGACGCCGTCGATTGTGGTCTCCAACTCCATCGGCACGCCGTTTACCTGCGCTGTACCCGAGACCATGCCCGCGCCGTCGGAATCAGGCAGCCGCAGGGTCGCGTTCAGCGCCGTGACGGAGAGGTCGGTGCCGGCTTCACGGTCCTCGAACCGCACCTGCGCGTCGCGGATGATCGCTTCCTCCAGCCCGAAACGCCGCGCAGCACGAGGTTCCCCAACAGAGGCTTCCTCATCCGCCTCCCAAGAGAGGCTCCCATCCTCCGCGCGCACCAAGGTGATGGACGCCCCTTCAAAGACAGCGCGGTTCACATGGATATTTCCTGAAAGCAACCCGGACCACGCGACGCCGACGTTGACCTTATCCGCAGAGATCAGCGGCGCGCTGCCTGCCCAGGAAGGATTGGCCACCTGAAGGCCATCGATCTCGACACCAAGATCGGGCCAGAGCGTCGGACGGGCCTCTCCGGTGATGGTGACGGGGCGTCCGGTGGCGGCGGAGATTCGGTTTCCCGCGATCTCGGCAATCCGCTCTGCCGGGATCAGCAAAACCGTCCCGAGGCCCAGAAACAGCAGCACGACGATGGCCGCCAAAACTCGAATTATCCACCGCATGGAATGCGCCTTTTCCGTTCAACGGCCGCAGCCTATCGCGTCTGTGGCGCGTCGCACATCCGAAACCTCGCCGTGCGGCAAGCCTTTGCCGACGCCGCGGCCCCTTCCCATGGAGACCGCCAATCGCTATCTGGCACCCATGAGCCAGAACCCGCCCCTCCTCCGCCCCGACCTTGCCCGCGCACAGG
Proteins encoded in this region:
- the argF gene encoding ornithine carbamoyltransferase, with the translated sequence MPNFLDIHTTDPAALRDILATAGDMKTARGSRPKGTPDDELPLDGHVVALIFEKPSTRTRVSFDVGVRQMGGTSLVLSGAEMQLGHGETIADTARVLSRYVDLIMIRTFGEDILHEMAEHATVPVINGLTDNSHPCQIMADVMTFEEHRGPIAGKRVAWMGDGNNVAQSFLHAAASFGFDFTFSGPAQLDPRDDLVGAVRNAGRDVRIERDPVKAVADADLVVTDTWVSMGDAESSRQRRHNLLRPYQVNERLMEAAPDHAMVMHCLPAHRGEEITDAILDGPRSVVFDEAENRLHAQKAIMRWCLGA
- a CDS encoding LysR family transcriptional regulator yields the protein MHIEFRHLRTIKAIHEEGGLAKAADSLHITQSALSHQIKGLEDQAGLELFIRRSKPMRLSPAGMKMLRLAEEVLPRVAALEEVFTGLRAGKSGRLHIAIECHACFDWLLPVLEAFRQTWPDVDVDIRPGLQFEALPALNRQDVDLVVSSDPEDLPGIDFTPLFDYEPVFVCAADHPLAAKDFVEAADFADQTLITYPVDRPRLDVFSQLLFPAGVEPKAIRQVELSAVILLLVASGRGVSVLPDWVVRDIGASQSIVTKPLTANGLTRRLYGASRSEDTAKPFMSHVLKLCRTEPLKLQRRG
- a CDS encoding transglycosylase SLT domain-containing protein — translated: MRAFGVLALCAVLTGCGGGLPFNGGADAQAVRAQPDLYPGETPAMRALVIEYAARHDIPEALLHRVIQRESDYRANARNGPYYGLMQILPQTAAQMGHQGSPNDLLDARTNLEYAGRYLRGAWLLSDGDIDTAIGWYARGYYYEARDRCMLVETGLRIREVARACR
- a CDS encoding GcrA family cell cycle regulator: MSWTDERVETLKKMWGEGQSASQIAKELGGVTRNAVIGKVHRLGLSNRSGGGASAPSKPAPAAKEAPAAKAAPAAKPAPAAAAPAPEAKAAEAPAATPAPRTNVMPLRKPIAPAGQPLPPQPSANEISPEALAKVSEVEKHAKKISLMELTERVCKWPIGDPATDDFYFCGLPVQQGKPYCDAHVGVAFQPMSSRRDRRR
- a CDS encoding PaaI family thioesterase; translation: MQKAYFAQDVDELPSRDRTLSMSGLAFMQAILDGEVTNPPIGETLGFELDAVEDGRVVFRGKPSFESLNPVGTVHGGWYGTILDSAMACAVMTKVPRGSLYTTLEYKVNITRAIPIGTEVLAEGIVSHSGRTTGVAEGTIRDAASGKLYATGSTTCLIMQVSITAGT
- a CDS encoding aspartate aminotransferase family protein, whose product is MISPVLPSYSRANLSFVKGEGSWLVEADGRRFLDFASGIAVMSLGHGHPTVVGALKDQADALWHTSNLYEVPQQKALAERLVEHTFADTVFFCNSGTEAAELAIKMARKYRTETGTPERMKILTFEGSFHGRSMGAISAAGSEKLTKGFGPLLEGFQSLPFGDHDALREAAAQEDVGAIMIEPIQGEGGIRPVPDQCLKGLRDLCDEHGLLLIFDEIQCGVGRTGKLFAHEWAGITPDIMLVAKGIGGGFPIGALLATEEAAQGMTAGTHGSTYGGNPLGCAVGTAVMDTITEDGFLEAVNAKAGFLRQKLEGLVASHPTIFESVRGQGLILGLKCRVAPTDVVAEGYNHAVLTVPAADDVVRVLPALTISEEEISQGIDRLDATATALEERAA
- a CDS encoding DMT family transporter, which translates into the protein MRPVIQSSVPATPVTLAKPSPGLAVAFMLVATAFIASTTLLAKALGTDALGPPLHPFQISHGRFLFAWITIGSVVAILRPRFSKLNWGLHIGRTVMGFAGVTCMFAAASMIPLADATAISFLNPVFGMILAIPLLGEKVGKWRWLAAAIAFTGALILIRPGSGAIAPGALVALGAALALGLELTFIKRLAGREAPLQILFINNSLGVVIATIAVIAVWQPPTGAQWAGLVALGCLMAAAQACFVSSVARADASFVTPFSYLTLVFAAVYDFAIFGVTPTGLSYLGAATIISGAALLAWREARLSRKAKEAASAPPVTT
- a CDS encoding AsmA family protein yields the protein MRWIIRVLAAIVVLLFLGLGTVLLIPAERIAEIAGNRISAATGRPVTITGEARPTLWPDLGVEIDGLQVANPSWAGSAPLISADKVNVGVAWSGLLSGNIHVNRAVFEGASITLVRAEDGSLSWEADEEASVGEPRAARRFGLEEAIIRDAQVRFEDREAGTDLSVTALNATLRLPDSDGAGMVSGTAQVNGVPMELETTIDGVAGLIAGEARPMQARLVWPEGRLAFDGTFGVDAAAAGRVELSAQDLSPLAALAGQDLPELPEGFGRDHVALAGEVRRAREGSLHLRDATLQLDETILQVAADLVPGEVRPMLRGTITGGEVSLPSALSGDALTEAGWSQEILDVSGLFNSDADLTVRVESLALGGLVLGEVDLRATVERGRLVFDIASIRAYEGQLAGQFVVNGRGGLSVGGDLILFDAALRPFLGAVAGYERLEGRGSASVEFLGVGDDLHTLMSGLEAEGDIAIGQGALLGLNLASLLDEPEATDAEGRTLFDRLTADFIVRDGVLMNEDLLLDAPWGEVRGAGEIDLGATTLDYTLAPAILRDAGRPAQAQIPIALTGTWAAPEVGPDLELLAEIERAAEAERRAAEARAAAEEEAELFPDLGTATDATPEPALEPAREESEPVVAFPEDIEQQLTDELISGVQELIFGDLGEVE
- the metF gene encoding methylenetetrahydrofolate reductase [NAD(P)H] is translated as MTKPSVSFEFFPPKSLEGSFKLWETLGVLAPLSPDFVSVTYGAGGTTRKLTHDAVTTIDANFGVPVAAHLTCVDATRAETLEIAEQYAEAGISQIVALRGDPPKGAEGFTPHPDGFASSVELIEALAATGKFDIRVGAYPDPHPEAGSMQECVDYLKRKIEAGATSAITQFFFEAETFFRFRDACVAAGIDAPILPGVLPIENWPRARRFANGCGAVIPQWLDDAYDTALRDGRADLLSTALCTELCTDLIEGGVDHLHFYTLNRPELTRDVCAALGVTPNVALAEVA
- a CDS encoding serine hydrolase domain-containing protein; this encodes MAQDTAQEIAEALAGISDVPAAAAGWVTAQDMDFGVAGTRVVNGSDRVQPDDQWHVGSITKGMTATLAARLVEAGAITWDTRLGAVLGDSYPDMHPDWHDTPLRRFLTHRSGMAANLPDDTAAGLGTAPRRDYVAEALFAAPIGAPGEFVYSNAGYVVAGAILEAAGGASWEELMRIHVFAPLGMESAGFGPPQGAVIEGHSPRLLWGVSAAGQSPEADNIPAMGPAGRVHLSAADMLRYLRAHLLRDETFLSTDAWETLHAPIGEEAYAMGWGVGEDGSLVHSGSNTLWYAVAYVAPDSGRAVFVSTNTGDFDAVVEPVDEALRSLLEAR